A DNA window from Pyrus communis chromosome 3, drPyrComm1.1, whole genome shotgun sequence contains the following coding sequences:
- the LOC137727480 gene encoding uncharacterized protein, whose product MADRNLILESDVDSSLGAGHQHQPEIDVNPNQRLSFVLLNEFNYLPWSRAVSLTLGGRSKLRFINGSIEAHDTSSSTYESWLNKDQLVMSWLLNSMERKIAEIFSYSESSLQLWKSVQEMYGNQNNAARVFQLKRDIGSKQQDGKPFIQLLRSLKATFLMNSELPTFANVCAIIQREELRKKVMNTGTTMTASEARAYFSNDKKYFSSDKKYKGRNPYLKCKHCDATGHVRDHC is encoded by the exons ATGGCTGACAGAAATCTTATTCTCGAGTCCGATGTTGATAGCTCACTTGGAGCTGGTCACCAACATCAACCggagattgatgtaaatccAAATCAAAGGTTGAGTTTTGTGCTTCTAAATGAGTTCAACTACTTACCATGGTCGAGGGCAGTTTCACTTACCCTAGGAGGAAGATCAAAGCTAAGGTTCATAAATGGAAGTATTGAAGCTCATGATACTTCATCTTCCACTTATGAATCTTGGCTCAATAAAGATCAGTTGGTCATGTCCTGGCTCCTCAACTCCATGGAGCGTAAGATAGCTGAAATATTCAGTTACTCTGAGTCATCTCTCCAGCTATGGAAGTCCGTGCAAgaaatgtatggaaatcaaaacaatgcaGCCCGTGTGTTTCAGCTTAAAAGGGATATCGGGAGCAAGCAACAAGATGGAAAACCTTTCATTCAGCTTCTTAGAAGTCTTAAAG CCACATTTCTCATGAATTCGGAACTTCCTACATTTGCCAATGTTTGTGCAATAATTCAAAGGGAAGAATTGAGGAAAAAAGTTATGAACACTGGTACCACGATGACTGCCTCAGAAGCTAGGGCTTACTTTTCCAATGATAAGAAATACTTCTCCAGTGATAAGAAGTACAAGGGAAGAAATCCTTATCTCAAATGCAAACATTGTGATGCCACTGGACATGTGAGGGATCATTGCTAG